A region of Oncorhynchus kisutch isolate 150728-3 linkage group LG29, Okis_V2, whole genome shotgun sequence DNA encodes the following proteins:
- the LOC109873783 gene encoding ceramide transfer protein-like isoform X1, with protein sequence MSDNQSWNSSGSEEDVETSESGVGQPVVGVAELGGIISKWTNYIHGWQDRWVVLKNNTLSYYKSQDEREFGCRGSLCLSKAVITPHEFDECRLDVSVNDSVWYLRATDPEHRHQWINSIELHRSLREGRIDSGVIQRTSLVPPAAVCLMAESGYGSEPSLRRHGSMLSLTSATSGYSATSTSSFKGHSLREKLAEMETFRDILCRQVDTLQKYFDGCSDAVSKDELQRDKVVEDDEDDFPNTRSDGEFIHNNNGSKEKLFRSLSPKGINGIDFKGEAITFKATTAGILSTLSHCIDLMVKREDSWQKRLDKETEKRRRIEEGYHSALSELKKKSHFGGPDYEEGPNSLINEDEFFDAVEAALDRQDKMEEQSHTEKSRIQRSSPVPPGDVYSTIGSHRFADKVEEMVQNHMTYSLQDMGGDANWQLVVEEGEMKVYRREVEENGIVLDPLKATHSVKGVTGHELCHYFWDTNVRNDWETTIENFNVVEMLSDNAVIVYQTHKRVWPASQRDVLYLSAMRKILANNENDPDTWLVCNFSVDHDNAQPTNRCVRAKINIAMICQTLVSPPEGDREISRDNLTCKITYVANVNPGGWAPASVLRAVAKREYPKFLKRFTSYVQEKTAGKPILF encoded by the exons atgtcGGATAACCAGAGCTGGAATTCTTCGGGTTCCGAAGAAGACGTGGAGACGTCGGAATCGGGAGTCGGGCAGCCAGTTGTTGGTGTCGCCGAGCTCGGTGGAATCATCAGCAAG TGGACTAACTACATCCACGGCTGGCAGGATCGCTGGGTGGTCCTGAAGAACAACACTCTGAGCTACTACAAGTCTCAGGACGAGAGAGAGTTCGGCTGCAGAGGGTCCCTGTGTCTCAGCAAGGCTGTCATCACT ccccatgaGTTTGACGAGTGCAGGCTGGATGTCAGTGTTAACGACAGCGTGTGGTACCTGAGGGCCACAGACCCAGAACACAGACACCAATGGATCAACTCCATCGAACTACACAGG AGTCtaagagaggggaggatagacaGTGGAGTCATCCAGAGGACATCACTAGTCCCTCCAGCAGCAGTGTGTTTAATG GCGGAGTCTGGGTATGGGTCAGAACCCAGTCTGAGGAGACATGGCTCCATGCTGTCTCTCACGTCTGCTACCAGCGGCTACTCTGCCACATCCACATCCTCCTTCAAG GGTCATAGCCTGAGAGAGAAGCTGGCGGAAATGGAGACGTTCAGAGACATCCTGTGCAGACAAGTGGACACGCTGCAGAAGTACTTTGACGGATGCTCCGACGCCGTCTCCAAGGATGAGCTGCAGAGAGACAAAG ttgttgaggatgatgaggatgatttcCCCAACACTCGGTCAGACGGAGAGTTCATCCACAACAACAACGGCAGCAAGGAAAAGC TGTTCCGATCTCTGAGCCCTAAGGGCATCAATGGAATAGACTTTAAGGGCGAGGCGATCACGTTTAAGGCCACCACAGCTGGGATTTTGTCCACCCTGTCCCACTGCATCGACCTGATGGTGAAGAGAGAGGACAGCTGGCAGAAGCGACTGGACAAGGAGacggaaaagaggaggaggatagaagaGGGCTACCATTCCGCTCTCTCTGAGCTCAAGAAGAAGTCTCACTTTGGAGGGCCTGATTACGAG GAGGGGCCTAACAGCCTGATCAATGAGGATGAGTTTTTCGATGCCGTTGAAGCCGCTCTTGACAGACAAGACAAGATGGAGGAACAG TCTCACACCGAGAAGTCACGGATACAGAGATCCAGTCCAGTTCCCCCGGGAGATGTCTACTCCACCATAGGATCACACAGATTCGCTGACAAG GTGGAGGAGATGGTGCAGAATCACATGACCTACTCGCTGCAGGATATGGGCGGGGACGCCAACTGGCagctggtggtggaggagggggagatgaag GTGTacaggagggaggtagaggagaatgGTATTGTCCTGGACCCCCTGAAGGCCACCCATTCTGTGAAGGGAGTCACGGGACATGAGTTGTGTCACTACTTCTGGGACACGAACGTACGCAACGACTGGGAGA CCACCATTGAGAACTTCAACGTTGTGGAGATGTTATCGGACAACGCTGTAATCGTCTATCAGACACACAAG AGGGTGTGGCCAGCATCCCAGAGAGACGTGCTGTACTTGTCTGCTATGAGGAAGATCCTGGCTAACAACGAGAACGACCCAGACACCTGGCTGGTCTGCAACTTCTCTGTGGACCACGACAACGCCCAG CCCACCAACAGGTGTGTTCGTGCCAAAATCAACATTGCCATGATATGCCAGACCCTGGTTAGCCCACCAGAGGGCGACCGAGAGATCAGCAGAGACAACCTTACCTGTAAAATCACCTACGTCGCCAATG TGAACCCAGGAGGCTGGGCTCCTGCCTCAGTTCTGAGGGCTGTGGCCAAGAGGGAGTACCCCAAGTTCCTCAAACGCTTCACCAGCTATGTCCAGGAGAAGACAGCCGGGAAACCTATCCTCTTCTGA
- the LOC109873783 gene encoding ceramide transfer protein-like isoform X2: protein MSDNQSWNSSGSEEDVETSESGVGQPVVGVAELGGIISKWTNYIHGWQDRWVVLKNNTLSYYKSQDEREFGCRGSLCLSKAVITPHEFDECRLDVSVNDSVWYLRATDPEHRHQWINSIELHRAESGYGSEPSLRRHGSMLSLTSATSGYSATSTSSFKGHSLREKLAEMETFRDILCRQVDTLQKYFDGCSDAVSKDELQRDKVVEDDEDDFPNTRSDGEFIHNNNGSKEKLFRSLSPKGINGIDFKGEAITFKATTAGILSTLSHCIDLMVKREDSWQKRLDKETEKRRRIEEGYHSALSELKKKSHFGGPDYEEGPNSLINEDEFFDAVEAALDRQDKMEEQSHTEKSRIQRSSPVPPGDVYSTIGSHRFADKVEEMVQNHMTYSLQDMGGDANWQLVVEEGEMKVYRREVEENGIVLDPLKATHSVKGVTGHELCHYFWDTNVRNDWETTIENFNVVEMLSDNAVIVYQTHKRVWPASQRDVLYLSAMRKILANNENDPDTWLVCNFSVDHDNAQPTNRCVRAKINIAMICQTLVSPPEGDREISRDNLTCKITYVANVNPGGWAPASVLRAVAKREYPKFLKRFTSYVQEKTAGKPILF from the exons atgtcGGATAACCAGAGCTGGAATTCTTCGGGTTCCGAAGAAGACGTGGAGACGTCGGAATCGGGAGTCGGGCAGCCAGTTGTTGGTGTCGCCGAGCTCGGTGGAATCATCAGCAAG TGGACTAACTACATCCACGGCTGGCAGGATCGCTGGGTGGTCCTGAAGAACAACACTCTGAGCTACTACAAGTCTCAGGACGAGAGAGAGTTCGGCTGCAGAGGGTCCCTGTGTCTCAGCAAGGCTGTCATCACT ccccatgaGTTTGACGAGTGCAGGCTGGATGTCAGTGTTAACGACAGCGTGTGGTACCTGAGGGCCACAGACCCAGAACACAGACACCAATGGATCAACTCCATCGAACTACACAGG GCGGAGTCTGGGTATGGGTCAGAACCCAGTCTGAGGAGACATGGCTCCATGCTGTCTCTCACGTCTGCTACCAGCGGCTACTCTGCCACATCCACATCCTCCTTCAAG GGTCATAGCCTGAGAGAGAAGCTGGCGGAAATGGAGACGTTCAGAGACATCCTGTGCAGACAAGTGGACACGCTGCAGAAGTACTTTGACGGATGCTCCGACGCCGTCTCCAAGGATGAGCTGCAGAGAGACAAAG ttgttgaggatgatgaggatgatttcCCCAACACTCGGTCAGACGGAGAGTTCATCCACAACAACAACGGCAGCAAGGAAAAGC TGTTCCGATCTCTGAGCCCTAAGGGCATCAATGGAATAGACTTTAAGGGCGAGGCGATCACGTTTAAGGCCACCACAGCTGGGATTTTGTCCACCCTGTCCCACTGCATCGACCTGATGGTGAAGAGAGAGGACAGCTGGCAGAAGCGACTGGACAAGGAGacggaaaagaggaggaggatagaagaGGGCTACCATTCCGCTCTCTCTGAGCTCAAGAAGAAGTCTCACTTTGGAGGGCCTGATTACGAG GAGGGGCCTAACAGCCTGATCAATGAGGATGAGTTTTTCGATGCCGTTGAAGCCGCTCTTGACAGACAAGACAAGATGGAGGAACAG TCTCACACCGAGAAGTCACGGATACAGAGATCCAGTCCAGTTCCCCCGGGAGATGTCTACTCCACCATAGGATCACACAGATTCGCTGACAAG GTGGAGGAGATGGTGCAGAATCACATGACCTACTCGCTGCAGGATATGGGCGGGGACGCCAACTGGCagctggtggtggaggagggggagatgaag GTGTacaggagggaggtagaggagaatgGTATTGTCCTGGACCCCCTGAAGGCCACCCATTCTGTGAAGGGAGTCACGGGACATGAGTTGTGTCACTACTTCTGGGACACGAACGTACGCAACGACTGGGAGA CCACCATTGAGAACTTCAACGTTGTGGAGATGTTATCGGACAACGCTGTAATCGTCTATCAGACACACAAG AGGGTGTGGCCAGCATCCCAGAGAGACGTGCTGTACTTGTCTGCTATGAGGAAGATCCTGGCTAACAACGAGAACGACCCAGACACCTGGCTGGTCTGCAACTTCTCTGTGGACCACGACAACGCCCAG CCCACCAACAGGTGTGTTCGTGCCAAAATCAACATTGCCATGATATGCCAGACCCTGGTTAGCCCACCAGAGGGCGACCGAGAGATCAGCAGAGACAACCTTACCTGTAAAATCACCTACGTCGCCAATG TGAACCCAGGAGGCTGGGCTCCTGCCTCAGTTCTGAGGGCTGTGGCCAAGAGGGAGTACCCCAAGTTCCTCAAACGCTTCACCAGCTATGTCCAGGAGAAGACAGCCGGGAAACCTATCCTCTTCTGA